One Thiocapsa sp. genomic window carries:
- the pgsA gene encoding CDP-diacylglycerol--glycerol-3-phosphate 3-phosphatidyltransferase — MWNIPNLLTMLRIVLIPVFVVVFYMDTLWAPYVAAAVFGAAALTDWLDGYLARLWEQTSPLGAFLDPVADKLMVAVALVLLVQYDPRTLLALPAMVIIGREITVSALREWMAEIGARAKVAVSMTGKIKTTAQMISIVLLILRDTVFGPWVYGLGVVLLYVAAVLTLWSMVQYLRAAWPSLSGQVDVEGRD, encoded by the coding sequence ATGTGGAATATCCCCAACCTTCTGACGATGCTCCGGATTGTCTTGATTCCGGTGTTTGTCGTCGTCTTCTATATGGACACACTTTGGGCGCCTTATGTCGCCGCCGCGGTCTTCGGTGCGGCCGCTCTGACGGATTGGCTCGACGGCTATCTCGCGCGGCTCTGGGAACAGACCTCGCCGCTCGGGGCCTTCCTCGATCCGGTCGCCGACAAGCTGATGGTCGCGGTTGCCCTCGTTTTGTTGGTGCAGTACGACCCCCGAACGCTCTTGGCGCTCCCGGCGATGGTCATCATCGGACGCGAGATCACGGTCTCGGCGTTGCGCGAGTGGATGGCCGAGATCGGCGCGCGCGCCAAGGTCGCTGTTTCCATGACCGGCAAGATCAAGACTACGGCCCAGATGATCTCGATCGTGCTCCTGATCCTGCGCGATACGGTCTTCGGACCCTGGGTCTACGGATTAGGGGTCGTGCTCCTCTACGTCGCCGCCGTTCTGACGCTTTGGTCGATGGTGCAGTATCTGCGCGCGGCCTGGCCGAGCCTGTCCGGTCAGGTCGATGTCGAGGGGCGCGATTGA
- a CDS encoding RNA-binding domain-containing protein has product MTKTELLELIKNGESSGVEFQRDDVRPEQLAKEIVALANFQGGVILLGVEDDGTITGIQREHLEEWVMDTVFGRYVHPMILPYFETVQMDNGRRVAVISLTQGTAKPYVVRDKDREEIYVRAGSTSRKASREQQARLFALGGMLHAELLPVSGTGIQDLDLERLNDYLAQVLNDPEVPSDPATWTKRLMGLGFMTERPGGEPVCTIAGTLLFGRRPRWALRQAGVRWMAFPGDTMDYAASDDHILDEPLVGLWRTRDGSRVLERGGLLESLMERMRPFVSAESAELADGLRRERRWHYPQAALREALVNALAHRDWTRIEDVEVVAYADRLEVRSPGALQNSMTVEKMLAGQRSPRNPLILDVLRDYGYVDARGMGVRSKIVPLLRQHNGVDPEFEATEDALLVRFWRDAAARERALDHTTGHAG; this is encoded by the coding sequence ATGACCAAAACCGAACTGCTCGAACTGATCAAGAACGGCGAAAGCTCCGGCGTGGAGTTCCAGCGCGACGACGTTCGCCCGGAGCAACTCGCCAAGGAGATCGTGGCGCTGGCCAACTTTCAGGGCGGCGTGATCCTCCTCGGGGTCGAGGACGACGGAACCATCACCGGCATCCAGCGTGAGCATCTCGAGGAGTGGGTGATGGATACCGTCTTCGGGCGCTACGTGCATCCGATGATCCTGCCGTACTTCGAGACGGTGCAGATGGATAACGGTCGCCGGGTGGCCGTCATCTCGCTCACGCAGGGGACGGCCAAGCCCTACGTGGTGCGCGACAAGGACCGGGAGGAGATTTACGTGCGCGCCGGAAGCACGTCGCGCAAGGCATCGCGCGAGCAGCAGGCGCGGCTCTTCGCACTCGGGGGCATGCTTCACGCGGAGCTGCTGCCGGTGTCCGGCACGGGGATTCAAGACCTCGACCTGGAGCGGCTGAACGACTATCTGGCCCAGGTGCTCAATGATCCCGAGGTGCCTTCAGATCCGGCCACCTGGACGAAACGCCTCATGGGCCTGGGATTCATGACGGAGCGACCGGGCGGCGAGCCGGTGTGCACCATCGCCGGCACCCTGCTCTTCGGGCGTCGGCCACGCTGGGCGCTGCGTCAGGCCGGGGTGCGCTGGATGGCCTTTCCCGGAGACACGATGGACTATGCCGCAAGCGACGATCACATCCTGGACGAACCCCTGGTGGGACTCTGGCGTACGCGCGACGGCAGCCGCGTCTTGGAGCGCGGCGGACTCCTGGAGTCCCTCATGGAGCGGATGCGGCCCTTCGTGTCGGCGGAATCCGCGGAGCTCGCGGACGGGTTGCGTCGCGAGCGGCGCTGGCACTATCCACAGGCGGCACTGCGTGAGGCACTGGTGAACGCCCTCGCCCATCGCGACTGGACGCGCATCGAGGATGTCGAGGTCGTGGCCTATGCGGATCGACTGGAGGTCCGCAGCCCTGGCGCCCTGCAGAATTCCATGACCGTGGAGAAGATGCTCGCCGGTCAGCGCTCGCCCCGCAACCCACTGATCCTCGACGTGCTGCGTGACTACGGCTACGTGGACGCGCGCGGCATGGGAGTGCGGAGCAAGATCGTCCCCCTCTTGCGGCAACACAACGGCGTGGATCCGGAATTCGAGGCGACCGAGGACGCTCTGCTGGTGCGGTTTTGGCGGGATGCGGCGGCCCGGGAGCGGGCCCTGGATCACACGACGGGCCACGCAGGATGA
- a CDS encoding DNA methyltransferase, translating to MTPEAKSALSTAVRRLRARLLDDLAGSTEAAYRFSVRARDAGLREAAQARRARLEAWREEQVRAERGSRTGAGGGRDRTHFLREAEKRAAYTLLNRLVLLRLMEGMGLRKLAVLTGGWDSEGYRNFREIAPALVRGDESEGYAYLLELVFEELALELPGLYGSNGVADLIPVGPATLRHLVESLDDPALASCWTDDMTLGWVYQYWNDPEREALDAKLHAGGKIEPHEIASKTQMFTERYMVDWLLQNSLGPLWLAMCRKQGWTAECEQPLPGEPAPAPVDGDAPVGWAEARSPTSAEARGPGGGVPEDAPLGFVPQPNRQESQATEPTDTTPPLTGLLRVLDERRADWRGKRERGEVTLTDLMPLHSDAERRWAYYVPQPIPADAIANAPDSVRDLKLLDPAVGSGHFLVVAFVLLFALYKEEARHRGESGDARWSDRAIVERILTHNLHGIDLDPRAVQIAAAALWLKARRTCPEARPARLNLVASSLRLAGLPDTDPALMALRREAAKASWTPPPQTLAMHSPPESSSWTVPWTPTRSRTASATPPPC from the coding sequence ATGACACCTGAAGCCAAGTCGGCTTTGTCCACGGCCGTCCGGAGGTTGCGTGCGCGGTTGCTGGATGACCTGGCGGGGTCGACCGAGGCGGCTTATCGGTTTTCCGTCCGGGCGCGGGATGCCGGGCTCCGCGAGGCGGCGCAGGCGCGGCGGGCGCGTTTGGAGGCGTGGCGCGAGGAGCAGGTGCGTGCGGAGCGCGGCAGCCGGACCGGGGCCGGCGGCGGGCGCGACCGGACCCATTTTCTGCGCGAGGCGGAGAAGCGTGCCGCCTATACGCTGCTGAACCGATTGGTGCTGCTGCGGCTCATGGAGGGGATGGGGCTGCGCAAGCTCGCGGTGCTGACCGGCGGATGGGACAGCGAGGGTTACCGGAACTTCCGCGAGATCGCGCCCGCCCTGGTGCGCGGCGACGAGAGCGAGGGTTACGCCTACCTCCTGGAGCTGGTCTTCGAGGAGTTGGCCTTGGAGCTGCCCGGTCTCTACGGCAGCAATGGCGTGGCGGATCTGATCCCGGTCGGCCCCGCAACCCTGCGCCATCTGGTGGAGTCTCTGGACGACCCGGCACTCGCCAGTTGCTGGACCGACGACATGACCCTGGGCTGGGTCTACCAGTATTGGAACGACCCGGAGCGCGAGGCACTGGATGCAAAGCTACACGCCGGCGGAAAGATCGAGCCCCATGAGATCGCCAGCAAGACCCAGATGTTCACCGAGCGTTACATGGTGGACTGGCTGCTCCAGAACAGCCTGGGTCCGCTGTGGCTCGCCATGTGCCGCAAGCAGGGTTGGACCGCCGAGTGCGAGCAACCGCTTCCCGGCGAACCCGCCCCCGCCCCTGTCGATGGAGACGCACCCGTAGGTTGGGCTGAGGCACGAAGCCCAACATCCGCCGAGGCTCGCGGTCCCGGTGGTGGCGTTCCGGAGGACGCCCCGTTGGGCTTCGTACCTCAGCCCAACCGACAGGAATCCCAAGCCACCGAACCCACCGACACCACCCCGCCGCTGACCGGCCTTCTGCGCGTGCTGGATGAGCGCCGCGCCGACTGGCGCGGCAAACGGGAGCGTGGCGAGGTCACCCTCACCGACCTCATGCCCCTGCACTCGGACGCCGAGCGCCGCTGGGCCTATTACGTGCCCCAGCCGATCCCGGCGGATGCGATCGCCAATGCGCCGGACTCGGTGCGCGATTTGAAGCTCCTGGATCCAGCCGTCGGCTCCGGTCACTTCCTGGTGGTGGCCTTCGTTCTGCTCTTTGCGCTCTACAAGGAGGAGGCACGGCACCGGGGCGAGTCGGGCGATGCACGCTGGTCGGACCGTGCGATCGTCGAGCGCATCCTCACCCACAACCTGCACGGCATCGATCTCGACCCCCGTGCGGTGCAGATCGCCGCCGCCGCGCTCTGGCTCAAGGCCCGCCGTACCTGCCCGGAGGCGCGCCCCGCCCGGCTCAATCTGGTGGCCTCCAGCCTGCGCCTGGCCGGTCTTCCCGACACCGACCCTGCCCTCATGGCCTTGCGCCGCGAGGCGGCGAAGGCATCCTGGACCCCGCCACCGCAGACCTTGGCCATGCACTCCCCGCCGGAATCCTCTTCTTGGACGGTACCCTGGACGCCAACGAGGTCCAGGACAGCCTCGGCGACCCCGCCGCCGTGCTGA
- a CDS encoding IS1595 family transposase, with amino-acid sequence MLNIQNLVDDAKCFETVRALRWPEGVRCVHCASAEINKQGRDPTQPERQKYRCKDCGRWFDDLSETILAGHHQPLRTWVLCLYFMGLNLSNRQIGQELGLHKDDAQRMTQQLREGIESKQSLPVLDGEVEADEVYVVAGHKGNPEAVKKKRAKAVGAD; translated from the coding sequence ATGTTGAACATCCAGAATCTCGTCGACGACGCCAAATGTTTCGAGACCGTCCGTGCCCTGCGTTGGCCCGAGGGGGTGCGCTGCGTGCACTGCGCCTCGGCCGAGATCAACAAGCAAGGTCGGGATCCGACGCAACCCGAGCGGCAGAAGTACCGCTGCAAGGACTGCGGGCGCTGGTTCGATGATTTGAGCGAGACGATTCTGGCCGGCCATCATCAGCCACTGCGAACCTGGGTGTTATGCCTGTATTTCATGGGCTTGAACCTGTCCAACCGGCAGATCGGCCAAGAACTGGGCCTTCACAAGGATGACGCCCAGCGCATGACGCAACAGTTGCGCGAGGGCATCGAGTCCAAGCAGTCCTTGCCCGTGCTCGACGGCGAGGTCGAGGCCGACGAGGTGTACGTGGTCGCCGGTCACAAAGGGAACCCCGAGGCGGTAAAAAAAAAGCGCGCAAAGGCCGTCGGCGCCGACTGA
- a CDS encoding IS1595 family transposase — MKGARGRGTLAKEKPPILGLIQRGGEVVLRMLDNVQQKTIKPIILACVAEGTRFYTDEYDIYARLPAWGYEHHSVCHSRGEYARDEDGDGFHEVHVNTIEGVWSLLRSWLRPHRGISQEHLPMYLSFFQFVHNSRARGKGLLPALLAALIV, encoded by the coding sequence CTGAAGGGGGCGCGCGGTCGCGGCACCCTGGCCAAAGAGAAGCCACCGATTCTCGGCCTGATCCAGCGCGGCGGCGAGGTGGTGCTGCGGATGCTGGATAACGTCCAACAGAAGACCATCAAACCCATTATCCTCGCCTGCGTGGCCGAGGGGACGCGCTTCTACACCGATGAGTATGACATCTACGCCCGCTTGCCGGCATGGGGTTACGAGCACCACAGCGTCTGCCACAGCCGCGGAGAGTACGCCCGCGACGAGGACGGTGATGGCTTCCATGAGGTCCACGTCAACACCATCGAGGGCGTCTGGTCGTTGCTGCGCTCCTGGCTGCGCCCTCACCGCGGGATCTCTCAGGAACACCTCCCGATGTACCTGAGCTTTTTTCAGTTCGTCCACAACAGTCGTGCGCGCGGGAAGGGGCTCCTCCCGGCGCTCTTGGCAGCGCTGATTGTATAG
- a CDS encoding GxxExxY protein translates to MPTKLILSDLAGSVLGAAIEVHRELGPGLLESAYERCLVHELAGRGIGCRAQVALPVIYKGVEIECGYRLDILVEETLILEIKSVDRLMPIHEAQILTYLRLARLRQGFLINFNVGRVKDGIRSFVL, encoded by the coding sequence ATGCCAACCAAGTTGATCTTGTCGGACCTCGCCGGGAGCGTCTTGGGTGCCGCGATCGAGGTGCATCGCGAACTCGGACCGGGCCTGCTGGAGTCGGCGTACGAGCGCTGCCTGGTCCATGAGCTGGCGGGGCGAGGAATCGGGTGTCGGGCTCAAGTCGCGTTGCCGGTGATCTACAAGGGAGTCGAGATCGAGTGCGGATACCGGCTCGACATCCTTGTAGAAGAAACTCTGATTCTGGAGATCAAGAGTGTCGATCGGCTGATGCCCATTCACGAGGCACAAATTTTGACATACCTGCGTCTCGCTCGCCTGCGGCAAGGCTTCCTGATCAACTTCAACGTCGGACGCGTGAAAGACGGCATCCGGAGTTTCGTCCTCTGA
- a CDS encoding nucleotidyl transferase AbiEii/AbiGii toxin family protein produces MPKNTAPLPEWELVLSSAARLQRILPDAVLVGGTASAIHAEHRFSRDADHVLTDLRPRFDEVLVQLESVAGWKTARVQRPVQILGSLDGIETGIRQLIRDEPLETEALDYHGARITVPTRAEILRIKGVLILKRNATRDYLDFVALADHMGDEKVALALQSFDRLYPQDNGESPLQQLQVQLANALPYDLEETELSEYKNLAPRWHDWQAVKAACSHLATVIFDRVCDMEAFRSDNDGIKP; encoded by the coding sequence ATGCCGAAGAACACCGCTCCGCTGCCTGAGTGGGAGCTCGTTTTGTCGTCTGCCGCACGGCTCCAACGCATCCTTCCGGATGCCGTACTGGTCGGCGGAACGGCCTCGGCGATCCATGCAGAACATCGTTTCTCGCGTGATGCCGACCATGTGCTGACCGATCTGCGCCCGCGCTTCGACGAGGTGCTGGTCCAGCTTGAGTCGGTCGCTGGCTGGAAGACCGCACGTGTGCAGCGCCCGGTCCAGATCCTCGGCAGCCTCGATGGCATCGAAACCGGAATTCGCCAGCTTATCCGTGACGAGCCGCTGGAGACAGAAGCCCTCGACTACCACGGCGCACGCATCACGGTTCCCACCAGAGCCGAGATTCTGCGCATCAAGGGCGTGTTGATCCTCAAGCGCAACGCCACGCGAGATTATCTCGACTTCGTGGCCTTGGCGGATCACATGGGCGATGAGAAGGTTGCGCTCGCACTGCAATCATTCGATCGACTCTACCCGCAGGACAACGGGGAGTCGCCGCTTCAGCAGTTACAGGTGCAGCTTGCCAACGCGCTGCCCTACGACTTGGAAGAAACCGAGCTCAGCGAGTACAAGAACCTCGCTCCACGTTGGCATGACTGGCAGGCCGTCAAAGCAGCTTGCTCGCACCTTGCGACCGTCATCTTCGACCGAGTGTGCGATATGGAAGCGTTTCGTTCCGACAACGATGGGATCAAGCCGTGA
- a CDS encoding ATP-dependent helicase, whose amino-acid sequence MRYTDEQLRAIEHSGGHSLTFAVAGSGKTQMLIGRVRFLLEQGVPPERIRVLAFNKAAAREFKERLALALPASFQAPKVSTFHSLGLRLITLFERHGFLPRLRLEENEAVEKRLVREAALAAIKEEHADDYPSQDDLEALRTFIGLVKSDIRTPRDAFNAFRIPGNYGYFIRAFDRFETARIGAGLRFFADLLSEPARLMMTHPDALALVTNKLDLVVVDEFQDVSRIQVELLVRLIGTRATLNAVGDDSQCIYAWRGSRPEFMGEEFDRFFPGATRYTLSRTFRFGHRVALAAGMLIENNRNRVPTLCVSAPSTPETGIEVIRADAAGDQSAVVDVIDRWRGDGRRLRECAVLARLWAQTLGLELALMDRGIPYFKPKGDVLTDREVVGLLGWLRLAAGSLFADARAPEIIGAMLTTPTLWLPAKTIADLAETIARHPERAHTRLLEVAAQTRKPYQAGKIRDRAELWSEAPSWSGLPAAEALRLYALRTDLTESFARSVSSDAASEKEIAYRTLLGAALRTRASIRDFLTHLDALGQTRRRDEAGGDVVLLSTIHQAKGLEWPLVIAAGLEEGQFPSERSDPEEERRLAYVAFTRAKEQLVLVIPPDERFDAAWKGRESRGPGISRTPASRFVFEARLRTAVSLGDAVSKRLSGADREVKLPDAPADASGLLNRYLEAVGIPERYAVPKAHPKASSGDGSPRWAVNDRIRHRVFGEGRIVRVRDKDVLDIDFSGRRRSIKLGIVALERIG is encoded by the coding sequence ATGCGCTACACCGACGAACAACTCCGGGCCATCGAGCACAGCGGCGGCCACTCGCTGACCTTCGCGGTCGCCGGCTCGGGCAAGACGCAGATGCTGATCGGGCGGGTGCGTTTCCTTCTGGAGCAGGGGGTCCCGCCCGAGCGCATCCGCGTGCTGGCCTTCAACAAGGCCGCTGCACGCGAATTCAAAGAGCGCCTGGCGTTGGCCTTGCCGGCGTCGTTTCAAGCGCCGAAGGTCTCGACCTTCCACAGTCTCGGGCTGCGCCTGATCACGCTCTTCGAGCGACACGGGTTCCTGCCGCGCCTGCGCTTGGAGGAGAACGAGGCTGTCGAGAAGCGGCTCGTGCGGGAGGCGGCCTTGGCGGCGATCAAAGAGGAGCACGCCGACGACTACCCGAGCCAAGACGACCTGGAAGCCTTGCGCACCTTTATCGGCCTGGTGAAATCGGACATCCGCACGCCGCGGGACGCGTTCAATGCCTTCAGGATTCCGGGCAACTACGGCTATTTCATCCGCGCCTTCGATCGCTTCGAGACGGCCCGAATAGGGGCCGGTCTGCGCTTCTTCGCGGACCTCCTGTCCGAGCCCGCGAGGCTCATGATGACGCATCCGGACGCGCTCGCGCTGGTCACCAATAAACTCGACTTAGTGGTCGTGGACGAGTTTCAGGATGTCAGTCGCATCCAGGTCGAGTTGCTCGTCCGGTTGATCGGGACCCGTGCGACCTTGAACGCGGTCGGCGACGATTCCCAATGCATCTACGCCTGGAGGGGTTCTCGTCCGGAATTCATGGGTGAGGAGTTCGACCGATTCTTTCCCGGTGCAACCCGCTACACCTTATCCAGAACCTTTCGCTTCGGGCATCGCGTCGCGCTCGCCGCCGGCATGCTGATCGAGAACAACCGCAACCGGGTGCCGACCCTCTGCGTATCGGCGCCGTCCACGCCGGAGACCGGAATCGAGGTGATTCGCGCCGACGCAGCGGGCGATCAGTCCGCGGTCGTCGACGTCATCGACCGCTGGCGCGGCGACGGTCGCCGTCTGCGCGAGTGTGCCGTCCTCGCGCGACTCTGGGCGCAGACCCTGGGGCTTGAGTTGGCGCTCATGGATCGCGGGATCCCCTACTTCAAGCCGAAGGGCGACGTCTTGACCGACCGCGAGGTCGTCGGGCTTCTCGGCTGGCTGCGACTGGCCGCGGGTTCGCTCTTCGCGGATGCGCGTGCGCCGGAGATCATCGGCGCGATGCTCACGACCCCCACGCTGTGGCTCCCCGCAAAGACCATCGCCGATCTCGCCGAGACGATCGCCCGACACCCCGAACGCGCGCACACGCGCTTGCTCGAGGTGGCGGCGCAGACCCGCAAGCCTTATCAGGCGGGGAAGATTCGCGATCGCGCCGAACTCTGGAGCGAGGCCCCGAGCTGGAGCGGCCTGCCTGCGGCCGAGGCACTGCGGCTGTACGCCTTACGGACCGATCTGACCGAGTCCTTCGCGCGCTCCGTCAGCAGCGACGCGGCATCTGAGAAGGAGATCGCCTACCGGACTCTGCTCGGAGCGGCGCTGCGCACCCGTGCGTCGATACGCGACTTTCTGACGCATTTGGATGCGTTGGGCCAGACACGGCGGCGCGACGAGGCCGGCGGGGACGTGGTCCTGCTCTCCACAATTCACCAAGCGAAGGGGTTGGAGTGGCCGCTGGTCATCGCCGCCGGACTCGAGGAAGGCCAGTTCCCGTCCGAGCGATCCGACCCCGAAGAGGAACGACGCCTGGCTTACGTGGCCTTCACCCGCGCCAAGGAACAGCTGGTCCTCGTCATCCCGCCCGACGAGCGCTTCGATGCGGCATGGAAAGGCCGCGAGTCGCGCGGCCCCGGGATCTCGCGCACGCCGGCCAGCCGGTTTGTCTTCGAAGCGCGACTCCGGACCGCGGTGTCGCTCGGGGACGCCGTGTCCAAACGGCTCTCCGGAGCGGATCGGGAGGTCAAGCTCCCCGATGCACCGGCCGACGCGAGCGGCCTTCTGAATCGCTATCTGGAGGCGGTCGGTATCCCCGAACGCTATGCCGTGCCGAAGGCCCACCCGAAGGCGTCGAGCGGGGATGGCTCGCCGCGGTGGGCGGTCAACGATCGGATCCGGCATCGGGTGTTCGGCGAGGGCCGGATCGTCCGCGTGCGCGACAAAGACGTTCTCGACATCGACTTTTCCGGACGGCGCCGCTCGATCAAGCTCGGCATCGTCGCGCTGGAGCGGATCGGCTGA
- a CDS encoding cytochrome c biogenesis protein CcdA: MEWLAPLSQALSGAAWLAALAALAWGFASIWLSPCHLAGIPLLVGYLAGTPEPSRERARRESLIILAFALGVLISLVPLGAATLWLGRIAGDVGVSSNYLVAALCLLAGLYLLGWLPITWRGGLPQPKSRGPTTALLLGLIFGLALGPCAFAWIAPLLGVVWMQSAEGLVALPILLLVLFALGHCGGVLLAAGSLHGVQRWLDTLGRVRGFGYGRAACGVLLLVAAGYLIASA, from the coding sequence ATGGAGTGGCTCGCACCACTGTCGCAGGCTCTCTCCGGCGCCGCCTGGTTGGCCGCACTCGCGGCACTCGCCTGGGGCTTTGCCAGCATCTGGCTCAGCCCCTGTCATCTGGCCGGCATCCCGCTGTTGGTCGGCTATCTGGCGGGCACACCCGAGCCGAGCCGGGAGCGCGCGCGGCGCGAATCGCTCATCATCCTGGCCTTTGCCTTGGGTGTGCTGATCAGCCTGGTCCCGCTCGGCGCCGCAACCCTCTGGCTCGGGCGCATCGCCGGCGATGTCGGGGTCTCGAGCAATTATCTGGTCGCCGCCCTCTGTCTCTTGGCCGGACTTTATCTGCTCGGTTGGCTCCCGATCACCTGGCGCGGCGGCCTACCCCAACCCAAGTCCAGAGGACCGACCACCGCCCTGCTGCTCGGACTGATCTTCGGTCTGGCCTTAGGTCCCTGTGCCTTTGCCTGGATCGCGCCGCTTCTGGGCGTGGTCTGGATGCAGTCCGCCGAAGGACTGGTGGCCTTGCCGATCCTCCTGCTCGTCCTCTTCGCCCTGGGACACTGCGGGGGCGTCCTGCTTGCGGCCGGCTCTCTACACGGTGTTCAACGCTGGCTCGATACTCTGGGACGGGTCCGGGGCTTCGGTTACGGACGTGCGGCCTGCGGTGTCTTGCTGCTGGTCGCGGCCGGATACTTGATCGCGAGCGCTTGA
- a CDS encoding co-chaperone YbbN: MPDSTAGSALPPAPPTPRATEITADGRPVLVELGSNSCASCVAMHRVLDELQSSHGDRLQLVSINILEQPELVGQWKVIAIPTQVFLDGNRRELGRHIGFLSADAIRERFAAAGLPLGPAAADGS, translated from the coding sequence GTGCCGGACTCTACCGCTGGCTCGGCACTCCCTCCGGCACCCCCCACCCCACGGGCGACCGAGATCACCGCCGACGGCCGACCCGTGCTGGTCGAGCTGGGCTCCAACTCCTGCGCGAGCTGCGTGGCCATGCATCGCGTGCTCGACGAGCTTCAATCCAGCCACGGCGATCGCCTGCAGCTGGTCTCCATCAACATCCTCGAACAGCCGGAGCTGGTCGGGCAGTGGAAGGTGATCGCCATCCCGACGCAGGTCTTCCTCGACGGGAATAGACGCGAGCTCGGGCGACACATCGGGTTTCTCTCCGCGGACGCCATCCGTGAGCGCTTCGCGGCGGCCGGGCTGCCGCTCGGCCCGGCGGCTGCGGACGGCTCCTGA